TATAAGAAGTGAGTAGAGGAGTTTAGGGTCAGTCGGTCAATTGACCGATTTGCCCTTCtcctttatttatatttaatactTTCTTCGTTTTAATTAATtagtcttatttttctttttagtatgTTATGTATTTATAAATTACTAAAACAATTAAGTGAATAGAGCAGATTCGAGCCAGTCGGTCAATTGACCAATTAGCCATTCTcctctatttatatttaatactttctccattttaatttatttgtcttatttttatttttagtatgttatgtatttataaattactaaataaattatattgtaaattatagtaatttttatatttaataaattttttattttaatttatttatcttattttcctttttagtatGACATGTAGAAGGAACTGAACCACTAGATTTTCAACCCAGGGGGCAGTTAAGCTTTATACTACCATTTCAACTTCGATCTGTGAAGATCGGTGACGATCGCGTTGCGTGTTTTCTGTTGTTCAATCTGAGCCACCGATTTAGTTTCTGAACTGTCGATTTAGTTTGGGTTGTTCAATTTGAACGAGCTTTTATGAGCTAAAATATCAACTGGGTCATATTTATTGTTTTGGGTTCTTTACTAAAGAGcttcattttcttaaatatctTTGATCTGGACTATATTTCTTCAAAAACAACAATTTCATCTTCTCTTTTGATTTGTACAGTTTCGATCTTTGAGGAGGGACACAGATTGTATACCCCATTTTGCTGCATTGTGTTATTAATGTCACCCTGAAGTTTCTCCATTTTTGCTTGCATCTCCTATCTATTGTTtagcaaatttatcttttacatatatattgttTCATTAGAGAAACATTTTGTAGgtatttctcttttctcttgTTTTCTTATCTTCTTTGCAGGGTTACCTTATTGGTGCCTTGAAGGTGTTCGACGAAATTCCTCAACGAAATACTGCTTCATTAAATGCAATCATTTTTGGGTGCTTGGCCCAAGAATTTGTTCAACCCAAGATCTGCTACCCACACAACTCAAAAATCGTTGTGAACATCACCTTGGAAATCAGGTttatttcaactggagttggtacctccggttccCATATCTTCTCCTATTTATTCCTTACTCATAcaattgtagttacattttgctaactttaaaccttcgaataatttattagttcatacacgttttcgtggctttggatagtgatagTAGACTAGGATCATGTTCTCACTCAGGGACGGAGACGGGGAcggagatgagggttaggaggggtaagtgggttaaaggagcgtctagaatGAGAATAGgctcttggaacattgggacgttgaCGGGAAAAttcatagagctagttaagatctTAAAGAAAAGGAAGACTAATATAGCGTGTgtacaagagaccaaatgggtaggttctaaagctaaggaggtagatgggtataagctttggttctctggtagattgaagaataggaatggggtaggcattttagtagacagtaacttaagggatcaggtggtggaggttaggagatacaatgatagaatgatgtcgattaaggtggtcgttgaagggaacacgttgaacattattagcgCTTATGCGCCGTAAGCAGGCTTAaacgaggaggataagaggcatttttgggaggatttagatgagttagtgggaggcataccgtctactgagaagcttttcgtgggaggggatttcaatgggcacatcgggtctacttcggaagggtatgatgatgtgcatggaggcttcgGCTTTGGggtcagaaatggaggaggagtctCATTGTTGGAttttgcaagagcttttgggttgatGATAGCTAATTCGAGTTTCCCTAAAAAGGAGGATCACTTGATAACCTTCCGGAGTGCGGTGGCTAAGAcccagatagactttttactccttaggaaggatgataaaggtctgtgcaaagactgtaaggttatttcgatcgacaaccttacaacccgacataagctcttggtgatggatttagggatcaagatgacgaggaagaaaaggatcggggatgaccgacctaggattagatgggggagtttgaccacgacTAGCGCCCTGGAGATGggggagaaattgaaggatatgggggcctgagatagtagtggggatgcgaacactatgtgggataggacggctagttgtattagggttgtagcaaaggaagtgttgggagtctcgacaggtagccgTGGCCGGCaccgaggggactggtggtggaatggagaagtgcaaaaGAAGGTGAAAGCGAAGAAGATAGCGTATACGaagctgatagaaagcaaggacgaggtggagaagtggacgaatagggaactttataagatagcgaggaaggaggcgaagtcggcggtctcgacggcaaaaatggcagcttttgaacgcctttatgctgaactagaagaaaaaggCGGGGATAGAAAATTTTTCAAGCTAGCCAGGATGCGGGagcgaagggcacgcgatgtggatcaagtgaagtgcattaaagacgaatatggaaaagtattggtagaagagaccctcattaaacagagatggcagtcgtacttccagaaactcttgaatgaagaaggagacagagagattatgttgggagatttggaataTACAGGGAGGCGTCGCGTTGGTgagtgttgcaggagtattttGGTCGAAGAGCttaagggtgttgtgcgtaggatgcgctggggaagagcgaccagacctgacgagatccttggtgaattttggaagagcacgagccaggtaggtttggagtggctgactaggttatttaatgtcatctttaggacagcaacgatgcccgaagaatggaggtcgagcgtaataatccctctatacaaaaacaagggagatatccagagttgcaacaactataggggtatcaagcttctaagtcatactatgaaagtgtgggaaagagtggtggagatgagggttaggagagaCGTATCTATTTCaaagaaccagtttggatttatgccgggacgctcaactactgaagctatccatcttatgaggagactggtggagcagtatagggagagaaagagagacttgcatatggtattcattgatctagaaaaggcttacgataaagttccacaaGGAATACTATGGAGatatttggaggctaaaggtataCCGGCGGCGTACATTAGAgtgatcaaggatatgtatgagggcgccaaaaccagggtaaggacagtaggaggagactcagagcacttcccagttgtgatggggttacatcaaggatcagcccttagtccgtttttatttgccttggtgatggatgtattgacgcgataaattcaaggtgaggtgccatggtgtatgctttttgtggacgatatagtcctgatcgatgagatctgtagcggagttaacgttaagttggaggattggagacacaccctagagtctaaagggtttaagctgagtaggaccaagacgaagtacttagagtgcaagttcagtgagacaccccatgaggttggcgcagaagttatgcttggtgaccaggccatccaaaagaaaggtagtttcaagtacctggggtctatcatgcaaggcaacggggagattgacgacgatgtcacacatcgtattggggcagggtggatgaaatggaggctcgcttccggggtgctctgtgacaagaaggtgccaccacaacttaagggcaagttctacaaagtggttgttagaccggctatgttatatggggcggagtgttggccaattaaggtctctcacgtccaaaagatgaaagtagccgagatgagaatgttgagatggatgtgtgggcaaaccaggagcgacaggattaaaaatgaggctattcgggataaggtaggagtgacctcagtggaagacaagatgcgggaaatgcgacttaggtggtttgggtatgtgaagaggagagacacagatgccccaatgagaaggtgtgagaggttggtcatggatggcttcagaagaggtaggggtagatcgaagaaatattgggaagaggtgattagacaagacatggcgcagttacagcttaccgaggacatgaccttaggtaggagtgtgtggaggacccgcattcggatagaaggctagtacatagtcgcgTAATCCTaccctattagtaggcgcattagcgcactataattttctTTGTGGAGGACTCAAATTAGGATTAAAGGCTAAGTGATTCATCTtttgcaccatagtagttgtagttctgctcattgtttattgccttttgatttctgtattgtattgctgtttatagttgtggcgccgttgtactttgactgtcttatctatcttatcttatcttatttatttattgtagttattccttttttttctcgTACCACTCTACCACTACTTTCCCTTGTGTTATtcctgttttcatcttgttttctatatgtttgccgctatctgaccttttatcttgtcctctTTTAAAGCCGagagtctttcggaaacagccgccctacctttcaatgtgggggttaggtctgcgtacactctacccttctcagaccccacattatgggattatactgggttttttgttgttgttattgttgtagtatgttatgtatttataaattattaaaaaaattatattataaattataataattaacaaattaaaatatttcaaaaatatattgataatttgattaaCTCTTGAGATTTCACccgtgccacataaattgaaacagagggagtaacatatattatttgaaaattgcaTTAAGAGTActacaaatcacaataattaataacttaaaaatatttttaaaaactaaatttggttaactctcaaaattttaCACGTGCCACATAAATTGCGACAAagggagtaacatatattatttgaaaattaagttaattaggACCataataaatcacaataattaataacttaaaatatttaaaaaatttagaagaaaaatgTGAGCAGCTTAGGATCAGTGAGGAATTGACCCATTTCCCCTTCTActtcattttctctatttatatttagtgttttctctattttactttagttgtcttactttcctttttagtatttaaattatttaaatattacaaaaaaaatgtatgataaattgcaaaaattaataatttaaaatatttttacaaaatattataaattttgttGGCTTTCGAAATTTCTCTTGTGCCAaataaattgagacaaagagagtgatatatattattataaattacataaaaatattataaatcataataactaataatttaaaatattcaaaaatcagATAAACATTTAATTGAGTACTCTCCTAAATTAACCCATGCTATATAAATTAACACAAATGAAATAACAACACGGGCTCATGTAACTAGTATATTTTATATGGGGTAACTTTTGACAACTTTAGACTAAGTAGTGAGAACCAAACCTAGCCATTAAGAAACAATGTGGTGGGGTAAATAAGCATGTGGTTAAGATCTACTCCAATGTCTTTTCTTGAAAAAGCAAAGATACTTTAATTTTCTAATATTCATTATAATCATGCCTTAGACTATTCACTTTGAATGATTGAGTGAAGGAATGTGGgagctttatttatttatttttatatttttggaggGATTCAATTGTAGATTCTTTTAGGACAAGTAATAAAAGATTCTCTAAAAATTGAGAATTCTATAAAATTGTGCCACATAGGATTTCCATTTTAGGGCGAGTCAAAATAATTCATTtgtatttgcaaaatttagagGGCTCATAGACTTGTAGAAATGATTAAAGTATTTTATAGTGACATTGCTCCTGTTTTCATCATCACTCATCTCGTATTGGTAATTCCTTCTTCACATATGGGCCTCTTAtgtcccatctttcttttaaaaaaaattggttttAGTTTTGGCTTTTCATGTTATTGATATTTAAGGGCATTTGGTTATTGGGATTAGGAGTTATTCtagtaaaaaaattgaaattaactCTATTCAGTATTTGGTAGTGATTATTACACTTTGTTGGAATACTTGTTacatattgtttcataatatatcgTATTATATTGTGTTTTATTGTATTGTactgtattattttaatgaatataatGTTTGAAAAGATTATATCGTTCTATAATGTCACACattcatgatttgaatgataaacTTACAAGAAAACTAGGGTACGAGATAGAGTTTCTATGAAAAGGTAGcgtaaaagatgaaatataattattaaataaaaataaagataaaatgagaagaaaatattaaggtaacgaTACGATCACAACAAATTGGTCGTTACataaaataagtttttttgTCGTTACctaacgatgaatttaaatgatatgatacaatataatttaagtaacaattaaaataaataatgtatttaaacaaacaatacaatacaataggtaacaaccatccaaacaaggtgttactgaaatcaaaataaaatttgaaattaacttTATTCAGTATTTGATAGTGACTGTTGCTGAAATCAGAATGAAATTTCTACCAAAATTATAAGATTATCTATCTCATATGCATTTACACCTTTTTATAATGGTCTAGTTTTCTTTGAGTCTAACtttcatattatgttatatCATATGTTCCATATAACATTTTGTTATAGCCAAAAGATATTCAAACAAATGACATCGCTATAGAGAAATTTGACTATACAAGATGGAATTTTCTTTTCTGATTATAATAACCCTGTTTTAAGTCAAAACGATTCGttattataatttatgactttaaattcttcaattttgtGTAAACATCTACAGAGAAGAGTATTATTTGCATCCGATATTTACATTATATCATACgatttaactttaagggattgTTTTGACTGGTGAACAAGTTATATCAAAATTATAATACTGGACTACatataataagaaaatcaaataacaaCGAAATTATTTACTGAATATACCTTTTTTAAAAGATGTTTGATTCAAGGTATAATTTTTACGTGTGTTTGATTTTATACTAgataaaatctaaatatccctTGTACAGTGTACTCTTAGCCACATTTTATTATCAGTACAAGTTTTCAGAAAAGAAAGACAATAATATAAATTTCTGTCATAATATGTTTCATGTATTATGTGAAGTACATTATACACACTTTTGTTTCTTGATAAATTTGTACAAATACTTACATATTTCTTTCTGATTTTTCTGTTTGTTTATGAGAATACAAACACATGCATGTGTGTGACAGACTAAATTGACACACCATCATGAATATTGTCTTGTACAATTGTAACATATTTATTgtagataaaattattagaaaatatcATGCGAAAAATATCAGAAACGGATTTAAGATTTTAAATTCTGAATTCTAATACGATAGTCTATTCATGTGTTTGAGACAGATAGTTTATTTATTAAGTGAAGATTTTAATACATGTAGAGTTTGTGGGATAAAGTTGGTAAAAATTATTGAGTTCTGTTGGATTCGAAACCTGTATTGTAAtattaaatttatcaaaaaaatataataaacgCCACACAAAAATGGAATAAATCACTACGGCAAAGAATAGTTGATTGATTCTATCATGCTTTTTGTCCACCTTATGCAATAATGGAGGGATCCCTATTTTATGATAACAAATatgaacataataaaataacTATTGCTCCATCTAAAAAAGTTTACCTTAAAGGAGTTGTTTGGGGTGAGGTATAAGGATTAATGAATAATAATTTCAAGATAAAATGTGAGATTATTTTATCATGTATTTGGTTGGAGATTTAGATAGTCATTAGATTATTTATCCCGCTATTTATACTTAGTGATGGGATAAAATATACTATATACATAGTGGGATAATTTATTCTGAGATAACTTACtcccaaccaaacgacccctaagggatataatataaataactaATGCTGATACAAATACTATTAGTTGATTTCATGACTTAATATATATCATGGTCTATAAGTCATATAGAGATAATTTTATCATAGATTTGAAATTCGAAAATATAAAGGGCAAATTTGATCTACTGAAATTGGGTTACACTActaatttttactttttcagttctttttagttgtcatgataaGATTTGATAcaactctttaaaaaaattaattagaagtgTTGTTTGACTAATATAtcctttattaattatttaatttttatctatatATATGCCTCTTAATTCTAAAATAACTAATACTAAggataaagttgaaaaaaaataattaaatctttctttattatttaaattaataattattttaataaaaatattttttaatatacatgacaactaaaaagggATGGGAGAGTATCACTTAAAAAACAAATTAGAGAATATCCTCCAAAATAGTGGGGGATATTCAAAGCAAATTAAGAATTGACTAGAAATAGTATTATATATAGCTGCCCCATTAAGTCATTTTCACATTccatataaagaaaataataaattccaatatcatacaaaaaaaaaatgaaaaaaggagcaccccttctttccttttttctttattttattttccatttAGAATCAAAAACAAAGATTATTGTGGAGGCTAACaattcagaaaaaaattatttattttacaaaaaggATCAAAATTACTTTTGAATTATGCGAAATAGACCACTTATAtccttattatattttaaaattaaaaattttcttaTCATTATTTTAAGAGACCACAAATATCCTTAAGAGTTAGCAATGTAAATTTTTAGTAACGTGGCAAACCACGTGAGACTAATCTCTCCATCTAAGCATTGTCAATTAAGATTCACTATAAGAAACTAGACCTTTTAGCGGCAATAATAATCACCACAAAATCTCGAAATATCGTGACCAAAGGTTTTCACTAATTTTTGGCATTAGATTATAAGAatgattttgtattttttccATAACAgacttaattttaaaaaatcacaaATGATGTCAATCAGGAGAAGTTAGAAGGCACTAactgttttatttttatatcataTGTAAATGCATATTAAAAATGCGtatgtaaaaaaaaagtatCTGATGTTTTGTCTTCTCGATCGAGATGATGTCAATCAGGAGAAGTTAGAAGGCACTAactgttttatttttatatcatatgtaaatgcataaaatatataataatgcatTGTGTAGTAGGAGATTCGAGTTGAGAAGTAATTTTGATGCTTTCGTAATAATATTGAATGTACATGTATATTGATTTTAGAAAATTAGGTCGTAACCGAAAATtaattactatatttttttgttgaaaaaataGGATCGGCGGCTAAAGATCATAGTCGCCGCTAAAAATCAGTTAAAACATGTAGTGACAATATTCTGGAATTTTATGGTGACTTTTGTCCCCTCTAAAGATCCAGTTTCTTATAGTGAATTCTAGTTGGCAACGTTTAGGTAAAAGGTTTAGTTCTACGTGGCTTGTCACATCACTAAAAATTTGAGTTGTTAACTCTTGAGCGTATTTTTGATTTCTTGGAATAACGGCAAGGAATTTTTCGATCCCAAAATATAACGAAGGGTATAAGTAGTTTATTTCGCATAGTTCAAAAGCAATTTTAACTCTTTTctgtttattttattataattacaACAGTAACTTAGTGTAATTCATAAAtgagatttgaaaaaaaatagagttACCCTACCTTATTAAGATTGAAAGATTATTTTCGATAAACTTTTGACTCAAGTAAAACATCGTataagtaaattaaaaaaaggaacACGTATAAAAATGAAAGCAATTACAACGACGAAATAATGCTTTATGAAAAGTAATACGTAACTTACAAAAAAAACGTAACAACAATGAACTAGTAAAAAACAAAAGCACATGAAACACAAATGGTAACATGGTAACATCAACTGACGAACAAGAAACTACAAAAATAGTCCTAATACTAgtagtaaaatattatttattttatttaatattttagtttgatgatttatcaaaaataatctaTATCTTCACAAGGCTCGTAACACAATGTACACAGACATTTTTTTCAGActactaaatatattattatatttaatatttaagttTAGCAAAATCATTTTCACATTGCAATATgttattgaaaaaaaagaacagTAAACTCCAAATTCCCAACAAAgttgttaaaaaaaaagaaaaaggaggagcacacctttttttcttttcaattcaacttttgGCCATTTGGAATAAAATACAGAGATTACAGCCTGTAAAAGCACAATTATGAAGACTAAACAAAACCTTAAAACTTaattaatactaatactaacattattatttttactttttttttaatttttgtttaaaaCACATTATTACAAATAtagaaacataattaaaattcttTACAATACCATTTCAGTAATAGCACCAACTTCCACAAGCTTAGGAACAAGTCGACCACTAAGGTGCAGTGCCACGAGGCTCTCTAATCCACCGACACGTGTCCCTCCGATGTACAACGCCGGCGTCTCACCGCCTTCCTCCGCGGCGGCGCTGTCGACGGAAACGCCAGGGAGGGCTGCGATCTCTTCCTCTTCCAATTGAATAACGGTTGGGTGAACGCTAACGGCGGATAATAACAGCCGTTTCATGACGTGGCACATGCAGCAGGCAGATCGGGTGAAAATCACGACGGGATTCTCGGAGATCAGTCGCCGGATTCTCATCTCCGTTGATTCCGTCACGTCGATTGCTAGTGGCGAAATGGTggttgtggtgagttctagcgTTACTCCGCCGCCGTCAGATAACGGCGAGTAACGGCGGACGTCTTGCATGATGAACACACAGTTTATATAAGACTCTGAACAAAGTGAGagtatatatagaaaaaaaaaatttaagacaAAAATGGttttatatataaatgaatTTTTAGTTATATACATTGATAACGTAAATTTCATTTTATACGAGTCTAT
This region of Solanum dulcamara chromosome 9, daSolDulc1.2, whole genome shotgun sequence genomic DNA includes:
- the LOC129902074 gene encoding glutaredoxin-C6-like, with the protein product MQDVRRYSPLSDGGGVTLELTTTTISPLAIDVTESTEMRIRRLISENPVVIFTRSACCMCHVMKRLLLSAVSVHPTVIQLEEEEIAALPGVSVDSAAAEEGGETPALYIGGTRVGGLESLVALHLSGRLVPKLVEVGAITEMVL